From one Nocardioides yefusunii genomic stretch:
- the leuE gene encoding leucine efflux protein LeuE: protein MFGVIDLPTYLVGLAVVILLPGPNSLYVLATATRAGVRPGFAAAAGVWAGDTVLMTLAAGGAASLLRSSTVLFGIVKYAGAAYLTWLGIGLIRAAITAWRSRRRAGDASDEVQEPAGVGVRGGAAFSKALGISLLNPKAILFFISFFVQFVDPDYAHPWLSFLVLGVMVQAASALYLSVLIISGARVASALVRRRRLTAVATGMAGMVFLAFAVKLGVATAV, encoded by the coding sequence GTGTTCGGCGTCATCGATCTCCCCACCTACCTCGTCGGACTCGCGGTGGTCATCCTGCTGCCCGGGCCCAACTCGCTCTACGTCCTCGCCACCGCCACCCGTGCCGGTGTCCGCCCCGGTTTCGCCGCCGCCGCTGGCGTGTGGGCCGGGGACACGGTGTTGATGACACTGGCTGCCGGGGGAGCGGCCTCACTCCTGCGCTCCAGCACGGTCCTCTTCGGGATCGTGAAGTACGCCGGCGCTGCCTACCTCACCTGGCTCGGCATCGGACTCATCCGCGCTGCGATCACCGCATGGCGCAGCCGTCGTCGGGCCGGGGACGCCTCGGACGAGGTTCAGGAGCCCGCTGGGGTCGGGGTCCGGGGAGGCGCGGCGTTCAGCAAGGCGTTGGGGATCAGCCTGCTCAACCCGAAGGCGATCCTCTTCTTCATCTCGTTCTTCGTGCAGTTCGTCGACCCTGACTACGCCCACCCGTGGTTGTCGTTCCTCGTGCTGGGGGTGATGGTGCAGGCCGCGAGCGCGCTGTACCTCAGTGTCCTGATCATCTCGGGGGCCCGTGTGGCGAGTGCGCTGGTCCGACGTCGACGACTGACTGCGGTGGCGACGGGCATGGCAGGCATGGTCTTCCTGGCCTTCGCGGTGAAGCTAGGAGTGGCGACGGCCGTCTGA
- a CDS encoding ABC transporter ATP-binding protein: MYALQINQVSVRRASQMILEDVTFDVGVGQHWAMIGPNGAGKTTIMNLLAATTFPTTGTVHVLGDQLGRVDLRDLRRRIGHVTPRHPLSSNLSALDVALTGETATVELLGPGAYSDEIRHRAEMLCKEFGLDDPAAARWLTMSQGERGKALIARALVTDPPLVLLDEPSTGLDLATREQMVRTIGEMQETRPELTTVTVTHHLEELPATTSHAVLVKAGRVMAAGPVEEVLTSASVSECYAYPLTLERRRGRWSAFAA, encoded by the coding sequence GTGTACGCGCTCCAGATCAACCAGGTGTCCGTCCGCCGAGCAAGCCAGATGATCCTCGAGGACGTCACCTTCGACGTCGGCGTCGGCCAACACTGGGCCATGATCGGCCCCAACGGCGCAGGCAAGACCACCATCATGAACCTCCTCGCCGCCACCACCTTCCCCACCACAGGAACCGTCCACGTCCTCGGCGACCAACTCGGCCGCGTCGACCTCCGCGACCTGCGACGACGCATCGGACACGTCACCCCACGCCACCCCCTGAGCAGCAACCTCAGCGCCCTCGACGTCGCACTCACCGGAGAAACCGCCACCGTCGAACTCCTCGGGCCGGGGGCGTACTCCGACGAGATCCGTCATCGCGCGGAGATGCTCTGCAAGGAGTTCGGCCTCGACGATCCGGCGGCCGCTCGCTGGCTGACGATGAGCCAGGGCGAGCGCGGCAAGGCGCTCATCGCTCGGGCGCTCGTCACTGACCCGCCGCTGGTGCTGCTCGACGAACCCAGCACCGGACTCGACCTCGCGACCCGCGAACAGATGGTCCGCACCATCGGCGAGATGCAGGAGACCCGTCCGGAGTTGACCACCGTCACGGTGACGCACCACCTCGAGGAACTGCCCGCCACCACCAGCCATGCCGTCCTGGTGAAGGCCGGACGCGTGATGGCGGCCGGGCCGGTCGAGGAGGTCCTCACCTCGGCCAGTGTGTCGGAGTGCTACGCGTATCCGCTCACCCTGGAGCGGCGTCGGGGCCGCTGGAGTGCGTTCGCCGCCTGA
- a CDS encoding NADP-dependent oxidoreductase: MRAVVATRFGGPDVLEVLDLPEPTVGPGQVKVDVVTAGLNPVDAMMRRGEMGGQAPLRLGTELVGRITEIGPGVTGFTVGEEIIGFGALGSYAETHVLPATQIAPKPAPLDWNVAGGLSGVGQTALTVLDTLALTPGQTLLAHGATGGVGSLLVQLAHRAGIHVIGTASPANHDYLRRLGATPVAYGPGLADRLRTALREGDHPGIDAAVDMSGVWDNIESTLELVPLNRTITLVPATAQRSVPLVRVQRSAARLTHLAALAATGELHAEVQETFPLDDIVRAHTQLDTKHTRGKLVLRIREA, translated from the coding sequence ATGCGCGCAGTGGTCGCCACCCGATTCGGAGGACCCGACGTCCTCGAGGTCCTCGACCTCCCCGAACCCACCGTCGGACCCGGCCAGGTCAAGGTCGACGTCGTGACCGCAGGACTCAACCCCGTCGACGCCATGATGCGCCGCGGAGAGATGGGCGGACAGGCACCCCTACGCCTGGGAACCGAACTCGTCGGACGCATCACCGAGATCGGCCCCGGCGTCACCGGGTTCACCGTCGGTGAGGAGATCATCGGCTTCGGTGCCCTCGGCTCCTACGCCGAGACCCACGTCCTGCCCGCCACCCAGATCGCCCCCAAGCCCGCACCGCTCGACTGGAACGTCGCAGGCGGCCTCTCCGGCGTCGGACAGACCGCCCTCACCGTCCTCGACACCCTCGCACTCACGCCAGGGCAGACCCTCCTCGCCCACGGCGCCACCGGAGGAGTCGGCTCACTCCTCGTCCAACTCGCCCACCGCGCAGGCATCCACGTCATCGGCACCGCCTCACCCGCCAACCACGACTACCTCCGCCGACTCGGCGCCACCCCCGTCGCCTACGGCCCCGGACTCGCCGACCGCCTCCGCACCGCCCTCCGTGAAGGCGACCACCCAGGCATCGACGCCGCCGTCGACATGAGCGGAGTCTGGGACAACATCGAATCCACCCTCGAACTCGTCCCCCTGAACCGGACCATCACCCTCGTACCCGCCACCGCCCAGCGCAGCGTCCCCCTCGTCCGCGTCCAACGCTCCGCCGCACGCCTCACCCACCTCGCCGCACTCGCCGCCACCGGCGAACTCCACGCCGAAGTCCAAGAAACCTTCCCCCTCGACGACATCGTCCGCGCCCACACCCAACTCGACACCAAGCACACCCGCGGCAAGCTCGTCCTCCGCATCAGGGAGGCCTGA
- a CDS encoding OsmC family protein — protein sequence MTEENTPKPENHRTVELTKIGANRFKAENGRGGEIFFGTGGDDPDFSPVELLLTAIAGCSSIDVDLITGKRANAVKFNVTAEGDKVRDELGNHMKNFKLTFDVEFPEGPEGDAARGVLVRSMEQSRDRLCSVSRTVQIGEPVEFATPEGVLERKA from the coding sequence ATGACTGAGGAGAACACCCCGAAGCCGGAGAACCACCGCACCGTCGAGCTCACCAAGATCGGTGCCAACCGTTTCAAGGCCGAGAACGGCCGAGGCGGCGAGATCTTCTTCGGCACCGGCGGAGACGACCCGGACTTCTCGCCCGTCGAGCTCCTGCTGACCGCGATCGCCGGTTGCAGCTCCATCGACGTCGACCTGATCACCGGCAAGCGCGCCAACGCCGTGAAGTTCAACGTCACCGCTGAGGGCGACAAGGTCCGCGACGAGCTCGGCAACCACATGAAGAACTTCAAGCTCACCTTCGACGTCGAGTTCCCCGAGGGCCCCGAGGGCGACGCCGCTCGTGGCGTCCTGGTCCGTTCCATGGAGCAGTCCCGCGACCGCCTCTGCTCGGTCTCGCGCACCGTCCAGATCGGTGAGCCCGTCGAGTTCGCCACCCCTGAGGGTGTCCTGGAGCGCAAGGCCTGA
- a CDS encoding methyl-accepting chemotaxis protein produces the protein MRTTEALSAWMPRGVQHTGAEFARRHRVIRGVLGIHVVVLSALAAWWPTTTWGTAQQQHPAAFTWGLIVAMAAAWLASADTRRPALVSGAVAGALVLGSSTVVHIFGGLTDLHMHFFVIAALVALYQAWTPFLVCIAFVAVHHVSMGLWMPTLVFSDPRALGNPLAFAVLHALLFLAQCVALALSWRFTADAVALRTHAERQTQEAIAAHAVAATARAEVEEARARDAERAQTALAARAAVDLHLDDVDRTTGEILRQVAGARDEVHALDRSASAMGAAARRARRSLEHAVTLTRSNATLMERLNASVSQIDTLATRVDRISTQTNLLALNASIEAAHAGHHGRGFAVVADEVRQLAGEVGAATDAIARAVDGVRRDGQAVAENARTLLDALGDASQTQDEVTVGAETQRAVTTRTGSLIDEIAAGTGHLDDVVREIALARS, from the coding sequence GTGCGCACCACCGAAGCGCTCAGTGCCTGGATGCCCCGCGGTGTCCAGCACACCGGAGCCGAGTTCGCCCGCCGCCACCGCGTCATTCGCGGCGTGCTCGGCATCCACGTCGTCGTCCTCTCCGCCCTCGCGGCGTGGTGGCCCACCACCACCTGGGGAACCGCGCAGCAACAGCACCCCGCCGCCTTCACCTGGGGACTGATCGTGGCGATGGCGGCCGCATGGCTCGCCTCTGCCGACACCCGACGCCCCGCACTCGTCTCAGGCGCCGTCGCAGGAGCACTCGTGCTGGGATCCTCCACCGTCGTGCACATCTTCGGCGGACTCACCGACCTCCACATGCACTTCTTCGTGATCGCCGCCCTCGTCGCGCTCTACCAGGCATGGACCCCGTTCCTGGTCTGCATCGCGTTCGTCGCCGTTCACCACGTCTCCATGGGCCTGTGGATGCCGACACTGGTCTTCTCCGACCCCCGCGCCCTCGGCAACCCCCTCGCCTTCGCCGTCCTGCACGCACTCCTGTTCCTCGCCCAGTGCGTCGCCCTGGCGCTGTCGTGGCGCTTCACCGCTGACGCCGTCGCGCTGCGCACCCACGCAGAACGCCAGACGCAGGAAGCCATCGCCGCCCACGCCGTCGCAGCCACAGCCCGCGCCGAGGTGGAGGAAGCCCGCGCCCGCGACGCCGAACGCGCGCAGACCGCCCTCGCGGCCCGCGCCGCCGTCGACCTGCACCTCGACGACGTCGACCGCACCACCGGAGAGATCCTCCGCCAGGTCGCCGGCGCCCGGGACGAGGTCCACGCCCTCGATCGCTCCGCCTCCGCCATGGGCGCCGCCGCCCGCCGGGCCCGCCGATCCCTCGAGCACGCCGTGACCCTCACCCGCAGCAACGCCACCCTGATGGAACGCCTCAACGCCTCCGTCTCGCAGATCGACACCCTCGCCACGCGCGTGGACCGCATCTCCACCCAGACCAACCTGCTGGCCCTCAACGCCTCCATCGAAGCCGCCCACGCCGGACACCACGGACGAGGATTCGCCGTTGTCGCCGACGAGGTGCGCCAACTCGCCGGAGAGGTCGGAGCTGCCACCGACGCCATCGCCCGCGCCGTGGACGGCGTGCGCCGCGACGGACAAGCCGTCGCCGAGAACGCACGCACCCTCCTCGACGCACTCGGTGACGCCAGCCAGACCCAGGACGAGGTCACAGTCGGAGCAGAGACCCAACGCGCGGTCACCACCCGCACCGGAAGCCTCATCGACGAGATCGCCGCAGGGACGGGACACCTCGACGACGTCGTGCGCGAGATCGCCCTCGCCCGCTCGTGA
- a CDS encoding MarR family winged helix-turn-helix transcriptional regulator, which yields MHPADDVSLDPLPVWRALVVAHDTTMRAFAAAFKEHRLTVSQYDVLLRLLQNRPDPIPMGDLAAALLYSSGAATKVVDRLEALGHVRRSRAIHDKRVVLVELTQAGLEVAATAARRHAADVRRIVGELASPEEAAHVTAFLERLTLRAAADSTS from the coding sequence ATGCACCCGGCCGACGACGTCTCCCTTGATCCCCTCCCCGTGTGGCGTGCCCTCGTGGTCGCGCACGACACCACCATGCGCGCCTTCGCTGCGGCGTTCAAGGAGCACAGGTTGACGGTGTCCCAGTACGACGTGTTGCTGCGTCTGCTGCAGAACCGGCCCGACCCGATCCCGATGGGCGACCTGGCCGCCGCTCTGCTCTACAGCAGCGGTGCCGCCACCAAGGTCGTCGATCGCCTGGAGGCACTGGGGCACGTCCGACGCAGCCGAGCCATCCATGACAAGCGCGTCGTGCTGGTGGAGCTGACCCAGGCCGGGCTTGAGGTGGCAGCCACCGCAGCGCGCAGGCACGCCGCCGACGTACGTCGCATCGTCGGCGAACTCGCCTCTCCCGAGGAGGCTGCACACGTGACGGCCTTCCTGGAGCGCCTGACCTTGCGGGCAGCGGCGGACAGCACGTCCTGA
- a CDS encoding peptidylprolyl isomerase, translating to MLTSTLLCRRVLPVVALSTLALSAVGCGIEKTDDGTETAAPETSSSASPSTEGSIGSSTPATECSYQGGGSAAKKVDLPPTTPSVTGEVAVEVATSVGAMNLTLDAASAPCTVNSFVSLAEQGYFDDTTCHRLVTEGIFVLQCGDPSASGMGGPGYSYADELDGSETYEAGTLAMANAGEDTNGSQFFIVYADTPLPPAYTVFGSVDADTVKLVEKVAAKGNAADGVAPKQAVDLKKVTVG from the coding sequence ATGCTGACTTCCACTCTCCTGTGCCGTCGCGTCCTCCCTGTCGTGGCTCTGTCCACGTTGGCCCTCTCTGCCGTCGGGTGCGGCATCGAGAAGACCGACGACGGCACCGAGACCGCTGCCCCTGAGACCTCATCCTCGGCCTCACCGTCGACGGAGGGTTCGATCGGCTCATCCACCCCGGCCACCGAGTGCTCCTACCAGGGCGGCGGCAGTGCCGCGAAGAAGGTCGACCTTCCCCCCACGACGCCGAGCGTCACTGGTGAGGTCGCGGTCGAGGTCGCCACGTCGGTGGGTGCCATGAACCTGACCCTGGATGCTGCCTCTGCTCCGTGCACGGTGAACTCGTTCGTCTCCCTGGCAGAGCAGGGCTACTTCGACGACACGACCTGCCACCGTCTGGTCACCGAGGGCATCTTCGTCCTGCAGTGCGGCGACCCGAGCGCGTCGGGCATGGGTGGCCCGGGCTACAGCTACGCCGACGAACTGGACGGTTCTGAGACGTATGAGGCGGGGACGTTGGCGATGGCGAACGCTGGCGAGGACACCAACGGTTCGCAGTTCTTCATCGTCTACGCCGACACCCCGCTGCCGCCCGCCTACACCGTGTTCGGCTCCGTCGATGCCGACACCGTGAAGCTGGTGGAGAAGGTGGCCGCGAAGGGCAACGCCGCCGACGGCGTCGCACCGAAGCAGGCCGTCGACCTGAAGAAGGTCACCGTCGGCTGA
- a CDS encoding sulfurtransferase, with translation MASASPHGSLPQRGPHRVVESPALAALLEASTTTAATPASPRMVLLDVRSLRGTYEAGHLPGAHHLDPTVSTWTSPDPDPTTIQATLRALGADDDTLVVTYGGHKGIEAGRLAWLLQWAGHRSTALLDGGYEAWWRLGLPTSTEEVPPARPGDVTLSPREVLTCSTQELASFAAHRQAVDVRTRSRFGAKGPSGVSDQRVPGAVNVPSTAFGDQAGRVLDPASMRLRLRRSGVDPEQPFAVYCDDASASAWVAYVARNNSLDARLYLPGWAGWQRAAVTTPV, from the coding sequence ATGGCTTCTGCTTCCCCCCACGGTTCGCTCCCTCAGCGCGGTCCGCACCGTGTGGTCGAGTCCCCCGCGCTCGCGGCGCTGCTGGAGGCCAGCACGACCACTGCCGCCACCCCTGCCAGCCCGCGCATGGTGCTGCTGGACGTCCGCAGCCTTCGGGGCACCTACGAGGCCGGACACCTGCCCGGCGCACACCACCTGGACCCCACGGTGAGCACCTGGACCTCCCCTGACCCCGACCCAACGACGATCCAGGCGACCTTGCGGGCCCTGGGCGCCGACGACGACACGCTCGTGGTCACCTACGGCGGACACAAGGGCATCGAGGCCGGACGGCTGGCGTGGCTGCTGCAGTGGGCCGGACACCGATCCACGGCACTCCTGGACGGCGGCTACGAAGCGTGGTGGCGTCTGGGCCTGCCCACCAGCACCGAGGAGGTGCCCCCGGCCCGACCCGGCGACGTCACGCTGTCCCCACGGGAAGTGCTGACGTGCTCGACGCAGGAGTTGGCCTCCTTCGCGGCTCACCGACAGGCCGTCGACGTGCGGACCCGGTCCCGGTTCGGCGCCAAGGGTCCGTCCGGGGTGAGTGACCAGCGTGTGCCCGGGGCGGTGAACGTTCCGTCCACGGCGTTCGGAGACCAAGCCGGTCGAGTGCTGGATCCGGCGTCGATGCGGCTGCGGTTGCGTCGCTCGGGCGTGGACCCCGAACAGCCCTTCGCGGTGTACTGCGACGACGCGAGCGCGAGTGCGTGGGTGGCCTACGTCGCGCGGAACAACTCCCTGGACGCACGCCTGTACCTGCCGGGCTGGGCCGGCTGGCAGCGCGCTGCCGTCACGACACCTGTGTGA
- the pepN gene encoding aminopeptidase N produces MSNPYRSLQHTEAIARAGLLDVTHYDVSLDLASSEETFASRTTITFTSGEGETFLDLKPVATHAITLDGTSLPVDLLDRGRVPLRLSAGRHELVVEATMRFRNDGEGLHAHVDPADGRRYVYGMSFMDAAPSVFACFDQPDLKAPYTFHVTAPQEWTVIGNAPGEQVEPGVWEFQASQPLSTYFVTLVAGPYHLITDSHDGIKLGLSARQSLARELDRDAEELLTVTKQCFDEFHRLFGIRYPFGDKYHQAFVPEFNAGAMENPGCVTFRDPLLFTGTVPRGLRVQRATTVAHEMAHQWFGNIVTPRWWDDLWLNESFAEYMGSRVTAAVTQFDDAWTHNAWARRQWGLVADQRPSTHPVAGNGAVDATAALQDFDGISYAKGSAILKQLNATIGDDVFLAGAIDHFTTHRFGNATMNDLIGSWERAGAGDLTDFTAAWLRTAGPDTISLDRATGELVRTAPDTVAAGESSPRRHALQVAVITGDDTDGTDVQITDVTLDADRTPFVVPTGAAVVPDPYEATWAAAVVDDTTVTALLPVLAGVNDGRLRSGTWNAIRSAFHQSRLSPAPVVELVASVLPTETDDDAVTTLLPFAASAAALTDAPGPLLASLHTAALNRATTADPGSTLQLSAFLGAVSTTDDVSLLGTWLAGDVPAGVVLDSDVAWAVRVRLAVLGATDVAELDEALAADPSAKARVEYTRARASLPEAEAKAWAWQRFTGEVDVPNYELEAAGLGMWRSGQEELTAEYADAFLDLLPSAASVHAGWVLGTALRSFYPHTALTAEFLSAAEAALDVEGLDLTVRRNLVDATDTLRRRLTTRARFA; encoded by the coding sequence GTGAGCAACCCGTACCGCAGCCTCCAGCACACCGAGGCGATCGCCCGCGCTGGCCTCCTCGACGTCACCCACTACGACGTCTCCCTCGACCTGGCTTCCAGCGAGGAGACGTTCGCCAGTCGCACGACGATCACGTTCACCTCCGGAGAGGGCGAGACGTTCCTCGACCTCAAGCCGGTCGCGACGCACGCGATCACCCTCGACGGCACCTCGTTGCCGGTGGATCTGCTGGATCGCGGCCGGGTGCCGCTGCGGCTCTCCGCAGGGCGTCACGAGTTGGTGGTGGAGGCCACCATGCGGTTCCGCAACGACGGTGAAGGGCTGCACGCCCACGTCGACCCCGCCGACGGGCGTCGTTACGTCTACGGGATGTCGTTCATGGACGCCGCCCCCAGCGTCTTCGCCTGCTTCGACCAGCCCGACCTCAAGGCTCCCTACACGTTCCACGTCACCGCACCGCAGGAGTGGACCGTCATCGGCAACGCTCCCGGTGAGCAGGTCGAGCCCGGCGTCTGGGAGTTCCAGGCCTCGCAGCCGCTGTCGACGTACTTCGTCACCCTGGTCGCCGGCCCCTACCACCTGATCACCGACTCCCACGACGGGATCAAGCTGGGCCTGAGCGCACGTCAGTCGTTGGCCCGTGAGTTGGATCGTGACGCCGAGGAACTGCTGACGGTGACGAAGCAGTGCTTCGACGAGTTCCACCGCCTCTTCGGGATCCGCTACCCCTTCGGCGACAAGTACCACCAGGCGTTCGTGCCGGAGTTCAACGCCGGCGCGATGGAGAACCCCGGTTGCGTGACGTTCCGTGACCCGCTGCTGTTCACCGGCACCGTCCCGCGTGGTCTGCGGGTGCAGCGCGCCACCACCGTGGCCCACGAGATGGCCCATCAGTGGTTCGGCAACATCGTCACCCCGCGCTGGTGGGACGACCTCTGGCTCAACGAGTCGTTCGCGGAGTACATGGGCAGCCGTGTCACCGCAGCCGTCACCCAGTTCGACGACGCCTGGACCCACAACGCGTGGGCCCGACGCCAGTGGGGTCTCGTGGCCGACCAGCGTCCCAGCACCCACCCCGTCGCCGGCAACGGTGCCGTCGACGCGACCGCTGCGCTGCAGGACTTCGACGGCATCTCCTACGCCAAGGGATCAGCGATCCTGAAGCAGCTCAACGCCACCATCGGCGACGACGTCTTCCTCGCCGGCGCGATCGACCACTTCACCACCCACCGGTTCGGCAACGCCACCATGAACGACCTCATCGGCTCCTGGGAACGTGCCGGGGCCGGAGACCTGACGGACTTCACCGCCGCCTGGTTGCGCACCGCGGGTCCCGACACGATCTCCCTGGACCGTGCCACCGGAGAACTGGTGCGCACCGCACCCGACACCGTCGCAGCGGGTGAGTCCTCCCCGCGTCGTCACGCACTTCAGGTCGCAGTCATCACGGGTGACGACACCGACGGCACCGACGTCCAGATCACCGACGTCACCCTCGACGCCGACCGCACCCCGTTCGTCGTCCCCACCGGCGCTGCTGTCGTCCCCGACCCCTACGAGGCCACCTGGGCCGCTGCCGTGGTCGACGACACCACCGTCACCGCGCTCCTGCCCGTCCTGGCCGGAGTGAACGACGGCCGTCTGCGTTCGGGCACCTGGAACGCAATCCGTTCCGCGTTCCACCAGTCCCGGCTGTCCCCGGCCCCCGTGGTCGAACTGGTCGCCTCGGTCCTACCGACCGAGACCGACGACGACGCCGTCACCACCCTGCTCCCGTTCGCCGCCAGTGCTGCAGCGCTCACCGACGCCCCCGGCCCGCTGTTGGCGTCCCTGCACACCGCAGCCCTGAACCGAGCCACCACCGCCGATCCCGGCTCCACGTTGCAGCTCTCCGCGTTCCTCGGTGCGGTCTCCACCACCGACGACGTCTCCCTGCTCGGCACCTGGCTCGCCGGTGACGTCCCCGCAGGCGTCGTCCTCGACTCCGACGTCGCGTGGGCCGTCCGGGTCCGTCTGGCCGTCCTGGGAGCCACCGACGTCGCCGAACTGGACGAGGCGTTGGCCGCAGACCCCTCGGCCAAGGCGCGCGTGGAGTACACCCGTGCCCGTGCCTCCCTGCCCGAGGCGGAAGCGAAGGCATGGGCCTGGCAGCGCTTCACCGGCGAGGTCGACGTCCCCAACTACGAACTCGAAGCCGCCGGCCTGGGCATGTGGCGCTCGGGCCAGGAGGAGCTGACCGCCGAGTACGCCGACGCGTTCCTCGACCTGCTCCCCAGCGCCGCCTCGGTGCACGCGGGCTGGGTGCTCGGCACCGCACTGCGGTCCTTCTACCCGCACACCGCGTTGACGGCCGAGTTCCTGAGCGCCGCTGAGGCTGCACTCGACGTCGAGGGCCTGGACCTGACCGTGCGCCGCAACCTCGTCGACGCCACCGACACCCTGCGACGCCGCCTCACCACCCGCGCACGCTTCGCCTGA
- a CDS encoding KH domain-containing protein — protein MSDWGPLYWLIAALLVGVVLTSVVMPFLRPRPPKPKRPGKQGTVRSGAGSQRRRNPDGVPASVPLVLTKHVKQRMTQRDIPEAWLRGTVANPVRVTPDTKERSRCFEQVFDDTHGNITVRHTVKVWVSDADGWPPRKEAVVKSTAAQRSAAIRIRGDQVGEFIGKGGSGIRRLESSTGSKIHVDDDGRILITADTVETVLRTRAMVVAALR, from the coding sequence ATGTCCGACTGGGGACCTCTGTACTGGTTGATCGCCGCACTCCTGGTCGGCGTCGTCCTGACCTCGGTGGTGATGCCGTTCCTGCGCCCTCGGCCCCCGAAGCCGAAGCGTCCCGGCAAGCAGGGCACGGTCCGTTCCGGTGCCGGCTCCCAGCGTCGTCGCAACCCCGACGGGGTCCCAGCCTCGGTGCCGCTGGTGCTCACCAAGCACGTCAAGCAGCGCATGACCCAACGCGACATTCCCGAGGCATGGTTGCGCGGGACGGTCGCCAACCCGGTACGGGTCACCCCCGACACCAAGGAACGCAGCAGATGCTTCGAGCAGGTCTTCGACGACACCCACGGCAACATCACCGTGCGACACACCGTCAAGGTGTGGGTCTCCGACGCCGACGGCTGGCCCCCGCGCAAGGAAGCGGTGGTGAAGTCCACCGCGGCCCAGCGTTCAGCAGCGATCCGGATCCGCGGCGACCAGGTCGGTGAGTTCATCGGCAAGGGCGGCTCCGGGATCCGACGTCTGGAGTCGTCGACGGGTTCGAAGATCCACGTCGACGACGACGGACGCATCCTGATCACCGCCGACACCGTGGAGACCGTGCTGCGCACCCGGGCGATGGTCGTCGCCGCACTGCGTTGA